A genomic window from Aethina tumida isolate Nest 87 chromosome 4, icAetTumi1.1, whole genome shotgun sequence includes:
- the LOC109594307 gene encoding cdc42 homolog, whose protein sequence is MQTIKCVVVGDGAVGKTCLLISYTTNKFPSEYVPTVFDNYAVTVMIGGEPYTLGLFDTAGQEDYDRLRPLSYPQTDVFLVCFSVVSPSSFENVKEKWVPEITHHCQKTPFLLVGTQVDLRDDGATIEKLAKNKQKPISIEMGEKLAKELKAVKYVECSALTQKGLKNVFDEAILAALEPPEPVKRKKCVIL, encoded by the exons ATGCAGACCATTAAATGTGTGGTAGTAGGAGATGGAGCTGTCGGTAAAACATGCCTTTTAATCAG CTATACGACAAACAAATTCCCTTCAGAGTATGTACCGACTGTCTTTGATAACTATGCTGTAACTGTTATGATTGGTGGAGAACCCTACACTTTGGGTTTATTTGATACAGCAG GACAGGAAGATTATGATAGATTACGTCCATTAAGTTATCCCCAAACTGATGTCTTCTTGGTGTGTTTCTCCGTCGTAAGTCCATCCTCATTTGAAAACGTCAAAGAAAAA TGGGTCCCCGAAATCACGCATCACTGTCAGAAGACACCGTTTCTACTGGTAGGCACGCAAGTGGATCTAAGGGACGACGGCGCAACCATCGAAAAACTGGCCAAGAACAAACAGAAACCGATTTCGATAGAAATGGGTGAAAAGCTCGCCAAAGAACTGAAGGCAGTCAAGTATGTAGAGTGTTCTGCCCTGACGCAGAAGGGTCTCAAGAACGTGTTTGACGAGGCGATCTTGGCGGCATTGGAGCCGCCAGAGCCGGTCAAGCGCAAAAAGTGCGTCATCTTGTAA
- the LOC109594281 gene encoding RNA-binding protein 45 has product MADRRSYGSSSGDDPPNSRLFIVGSKMLKEEDFRNAFSKFGTIEELWVVKDRSTGENKGVTYIKFSKTSEAANALEGLNGKHIGNSNRTIKVMIAASREEGAKRESNEEEKMLRLFVVVPKTMTDEQLYEEFKVFGSIDYATTIKDKETKESKGFAYVKFHKFSHAAKAFEECDRKYRPVFAEPRKSQQERMAAQETFVKGTSNTTLNLLDLPEEGYTRLIVIGSPFINQDQFWRLCDLIPGLDYCQVNYEGRPRPTQAVAEVVYTSSQAAAYAKEKLHGFEYPIGHRLIVRPDHSSRANLDVRSSGFDSKQTFDSRNLIDRPGFSNSSKIMDKTKPDILQIAETIAHASSIIQAAALSPDLLQAKLGFGNLGISKEVESKCSVELPEVHQMAGADDSVVARCFIVCYPTPLQKTVLKDVFCRFGNLIDVYLLNNRNCGYANYASKKSADDAIKCLHGCEIMGVRLKVMEAEEKPDPQRKRQRIESPF; this is encoded by the exons aTGGCAGATAGAAGGTCTTATGGTTCTTCTTCGGGCGATGATCCACCGAATTCGAGGTTGTTCATTGTAGGtagtaaaatgttaaaagagGAAGATTTTAGAaatgcatttagtaaatttGGAACTATAGAAGAATTGTGGGTGGTAAAAGACAGATCTACAGGTGAAAACAAAG GAGTcacttacattaaattttccaaaactTCAGAAGCAGCAAACGCCCTAGAAGGTTTAAATGGCAAACATATAGGAAATTCCAATAGGACTATTAAAGTTATGATAGCAGCAAg TCGAGAAGAAGGAGCCAAAAGGGAATCaaatgaagaagaaaaaatgcTGAGATTATTTGTGGTGGTTCCCAAAACAATGACAGATGAACAATTGTATGaggaatttaaagtatttggcAGTATTGACTATGCAACTACCATTAAAGACAAAGAAACAAAAGAGAGTAAAGGTTTTGCTTATGTTAAATTTCACAA GTTTTCTCATGCTGCAAAAGCATTTGAAGAGTGCGACAGAAAATATCGACCTGTCTTCGCCGAACCTAGAAAATCTCAACAAGAACGAATGGCGGCTCAAGAAACATTCGTGAAAGGGACCAGCAACACAACCTTGAATCTCTTGGATTTACCTGAAGAAGGTTACACACGTCTGATCGTGATTGGTAGCCCTTTCATCAACCAAGACCAATTCTGGAGACTGTGCGATCTTATTCCCGGTTTGGATTACTGCCAAGTTAACTATGAAGGCAGACCTAGGCCTACTCAGGCAGTTGCAGAAGTGGTTTACACGTCGTCACAAGCTGCGGCTTATGCCAAAGAGAAACTGCACGGTTTCGAGTATCCGATCGGTCACAGGTTGATCGTTAGACCTGATCATAGCAGTAGAGCTAATTTGGATGTAAGATCGTCGGGTTTCGATAGCAAGCAAACCTTCGATAGTCGGAATTTGATAGACAGGCCCGGTTTCTCAAATAGCAGCAAAATAATGGATAAAACCAAACCCgatattttacagattgccGAAACAATAGCTCACGCTTCTAGTATTATCCAAGCTGCAGCCTTATCTCCAG ATCTTCTTCAAGCAAAACTAGGCTTTGGAAATCTAGGAATAAGTAAAGAAGTTGAATCTAAATGCAGTGTGGAATTACCAGAGGTGCACCAAATGGCTGGGGCTGATGATTCTGTTGTCGCTCG ATGTTTTATAGTCTGTTATCCAACTCCTCTTCAAAAAACCGTTCTGAAAGATGTGTTCTGTAGATTTGGAAATCTTATCGACGTGTACCTGTTAAATAACAGAAACTGCGGTTACGCAAACTACGCAAGCAAAAAATCGGCAGATGATGCAATTAAA TGTTTACATGGGTGTGAGATAATGGGCGTGCGATTAAAAGTAATGGAAGCGGAGGAGAAGCCGGATCCGCAAAGAAAACGACAAAGGATAGAGAGCCCCTTTTGA
- the LOC109594312 gene encoding uncharacterized protein LOC109594312, with product MKKTPSRNSALVDKLHKGFVLTCIGVTIYGFSMLGLKYYNYLTKTKPLLDQQKLKEAEGLLAEGSSDLLYDTAKTMKM from the coding sequence ATGAAGAAAACACCATCCAGAAATAGCGCGTTAGTGGACAAGTTGCATAAAGGTTTCGTATTGACATGTATTGGCGTTACCATCTATGGGTTTTCCATGTTGGGTCTgaagtattataattatttgacgaAAACAAAACCTCTATTGGATCAACAAAAGCTAAAAGAAGCGGAAGGTCTTCTAGCCGAGGGTTCTTCCGATTTGTTATATGATACTGCAAAAACGatgaaaatgtga
- the LOC109594294 gene encoding cdc42 homolog, whose protein sequence is MSDALQEIKCIVVGDGCTGKSSLLCRIEGKKMKDGYIPTVFDNTAVTVSHNGKQYNLHLFDTAGQEDYAQLRQQFYNDKNVCLICFSVENTTSFDNVRTLWYSEVTNYIAKNAVIILVGTKSDLRTDNETIDRLNISKEAFVSNEEIAHFAREKKIDYVETSALKNENINLLKETIIKLFERNVARNTCITHPTWISWLLQKVNCCRRY, encoded by the exons ATGAGTGACGCTCTccaagaaataaaatgtatcgtCGTTGGTGACGGATGCACCGGAAAATCATCCCTGTTGTGCAG GATTGAAGGGAAGAAAATGAAAGATGGTTACATACCCACTGTATTCGACAATACTGCTGTGACTGTGTCGCATAATGGAAAACAGTACAATCTTCACTTATTTGATACGGCAG GACAGGAGGATTATGCCCAACTCAGACAACAATTTTACAACGATAAAAATGTGTGTTTGATATGTTTCTCAGTTGAAAATACTACTTCTTTCGATAACGTTCGGACACTG TGGTATTCCGAAGTAACCAACTACATTGCCAAAAATGCTGTAATTATACTGGTTGGAACAAAAAGTGATTTAAGAACTGATAATGAAACCATAGATAGGTTGAATATAAGCAAAGAGGCTTTCGTGTCAAATGAGGAAATTGCTCATTTCGCTagagagaaaaaaattgattatgtaGAAACATCagctttaaaaaat gaaaacattaatttactaaaggagaccataataaaattgttcgaAAGGAATGTCGCACGGAATACATGCATTACTCATCCCACATGGATTTCATGGCTActtcaaaaagttaattgttgcagaagatattaa